One region of Brachybacterium saurashtrense genomic DNA includes:
- a CDS encoding DUF4177 domain-containing protein, whose protein sequence is MTTRWEYLTVPLLIHATKQILDNYGEEGWELVQVVPGPNPENLVAYLKRPVGEA, encoded by the coding sequence ATGACGACTCGCTGGGAATACCTCACCGTGCCTCTGCTGATCCACGCCACCAAGCAGATCCTCGACAACTACGGCGAGGAGGGCTGGGAGCTGGTCCAGGTGGTGCCGGGCCCGAACCCGGAGAACCTGGTCGCCTACCTCAAGCGCCCCGTCGGCGAGGCCTGA
- a CDS encoding WhiB family transcriptional regulator, with protein sequence MTIGTSPTTTDSSWATRGACVTMEPDGFFVQGAEQHAVKVACGACPVRTECLADALDNRVDFGVWGGMTERERRRLLRQHPDVSDWWSALRRAEKQAVGS encoded by the coding sequence ATGACCATCGGGACTTCTCCCACCACCACGGACTCCAGCTGGGCGACGCGCGGTGCCTGCGTGACCATGGAGCCGGACGGATTCTTCGTGCAGGGTGCCGAGCAGCACGCCGTGAAGGTCGCCTGCGGGGCGTGCCCGGTGCGCACCGAGTGTCTGGCCGACGCACTGGACAACCGCGTCGACTTCGGGGTGTGGGGCGGAATGACCGAGCGGGAGCGCCGTCGGCTGCTGCGCCAGCATCCCGATGTCAGCGACTGGTGGAGCGCGCTGCGCCGCGCCGAGAAGCAGGCCGTCGGCAGCTGA
- a CDS encoding helix-turn-helix domain-containing protein — translation MPFTAHVPPPLSDAMLAAFTRSLGVLSGGGVRAAAILALIRQGGPRIHPPSMPRSEALRRIAETLLADPSRPVQDVCTMHGVGESMLARGFRAETGWTPQRWRARHELSRAAERIVREGSVAAGAARTVYSSPQAFARAFRREWGIAPGHLLGRDAARSGAPVAPRPPASRTDAHAWPTPAATGALPEGGMGKPPGRRAATIDLQCSPYHVVLWVVGGSATLAVDGREMAVAADELACLPAGRDVSLRAGAESSVLPVGWLPGGIDMAGGAIARLGPEAREALIRLSAWTYAGVEPSGIDDPRRALQRALGLAEFAEVPAAVVDATYALLRRLARNPRDHRPVDVLAAEVEIDPAALRRAVEVLTGSPLPVWRTRLRMAWARRMLRDGARPSQVARGLGYADAAGFSRAFTRVHGRPPTAFRAVETSAVPP, via the coding sequence ATGCCGTTCACCGCGCACGTGCCCCCGCCCCTGTCCGACGCGATGCTCGCGGCCTTCACCCGCAGTCTCGGCGTGCTGAGCGGCGGTGGTGTCCGCGCCGCCGCCATCCTCGCTCTGATCCGGCAGGGCGGCCCGCGGATCCACCCGCCCTCCATGCCGCGTTCGGAGGCCCTGCGACGGATCGCCGAGACGCTGCTGGCCGACCCCTCGCGCCCAGTGCAGGATGTCTGCACGATGCACGGTGTCGGCGAGAGCATGCTCGCCCGCGGATTCCGGGCGGAGACCGGATGGACGCCCCAGCGATGGAGGGCGCGTCACGAGCTCTCGCGGGCAGCCGAGCGCATCGTGCGTGAGGGCAGCGTCGCCGCGGGGGCTGCGAGGACGGTGTACAGCAGTCCGCAGGCGTTCGCTCGCGCGTTTCGGCGCGAGTGGGGGATCGCCCCCGGGCATCTGCTCGGCCGTGACGCCGCACGGTCTGGTGCCCCGGTTGCGCCGCGGCCGCCGGCCTCGCGGACGGATGCTCACGCGTGGCCGACTCCCGCGGCAACCGGAGCCCTGCCGGAGGGTGGCATGGGCAAGCCTCCCGGCCGCCGCGCTGCGACCATCGATCTTCAGTGCTCTCCGTACCACGTGGTCCTCTGGGTGGTCGGCGGGTCCGCGACCCTCGCGGTCGATGGCCGCGAGATGGCGGTGGCGGCGGACGAGCTCGCATGCCTTCCTGCGGGTCGGGACGTCTCGCTGCGTGCGGGCGCGGAATCGTCGGTGCTGCCCGTCGGGTGGCTTCCGGGGGGAATCGACATGGCCGGAGGCGCGATCGCGCGCCTCGGGCCCGAGGCACGCGAGGCGTTGATCCGACTGTCCGCGTGGACGTATGCCGGGGTGGAGCCGTCCGGCATCGATGATCCGCGCCGGGCGCTACAGCGGGCGCTGGGGCTGGCAGAGTTCGCCGAGGTGCCCGCCGCTGTGGTCGATGCGACCTATGCACTCCTTCGGCGCCTCGCCCGCAACCCCCGGGATCATCGCCCTGTCGACGTCCTCGCCGCTGAGGTCGAGATCGATCCTGCCGCACTGCGCCGAGCCGTCGAGGTGCTCACCGGCAGCCCCCTGCCGGTGTGGCGCACACGCCTCCGCATGGCCTGGGCGCGGAGGATGCTGCGCGACGGCGCCCGGCCCTCGCAGGTGGCTCGCGGACTCGGCTACGCGGACGCCGCTGGCTTCAGCCGTGCGTTCACGCGCGTCCACGGCCGGCCGCCGACCGCCTTCCGCGCCGTCGAGACCAGCGCTGTGCCGCCCTGA
- the fepB gene encoding Fe2+-enterobactin ABC transporter substrate-binding protein, whose product MTTHTPVRRRTLAAIGLALTAAFASTSCSAPAGEATAPEDSTTATGQWPRTVENADGTSTEIPRQPRRIVATSVSVTGTLLAMNAPVVASGSQVGGVWFDQWADIAEERGLTNLWSVGEFDLEAVMASDPDLIIVVTSGRGALTDQVTDLQSVAPTVVIDYGAQTWQELALELGRATGLETEAQRTIDEFDALVTDVAGAISVPEGTANIISFNGPGQDNPIARGGGSHADLLESLGFTLEDPDPSWHTQAQERADFVWATYENLLELTSETTFILSADDETAQGFAEDPVLANVPAVAAGQVYGLGRNSFRMDPYSSTEVVEHVRALFS is encoded by the coding sequence ATGACCACCCATACACCGGTGCGCCGACGTACCCTCGCCGCGATCGGACTCGCCCTGACCGCCGCGTTCGCCTCCACGAGCTGCTCCGCCCCGGCGGGCGAGGCCACGGCTCCGGAGGACTCGACGACTGCGACCGGTCAGTGGCCCCGGACCGTCGAGAACGCCGACGGCACGAGCACCGAGATCCCGCGCCAGCCCCGTCGCATCGTCGCCACCTCGGTCTCGGTGACAGGCACGCTACTGGCGATGAACGCACCGGTCGTGGCGAGCGGCTCGCAGGTCGGCGGCGTCTGGTTCGACCAGTGGGCCGACATCGCTGAGGAGCGGGGCCTCACCAACCTGTGGAGCGTCGGCGAGTTCGACCTCGAAGCGGTCATGGCGAGCGACCCGGACCTGATCATCGTCGTCACGAGCGGTCGGGGCGCCCTCACCGATCAGGTCACGGACCTGCAGTCGGTCGCCCCCACGGTGGTCATCGACTACGGCGCGCAGACCTGGCAGGAGCTGGCACTCGAGCTGGGGCGCGCCACCGGGCTCGAGACCGAGGCGCAGCGGACGATCGACGAGTTCGACGCGCTGGTGACCGACGTGGCAGGAGCGATCTCCGTGCCGGAGGGCACCGCCAACATCATCTCGTTCAACGGACCCGGGCAGGACAACCCGATCGCCCGGGGCGGCGGCTCCCACGCCGACCTCCTGGAGTCCCTCGGCTTCACCCTCGAGGACCCCGACCCCTCCTGGCACACCCAGGCGCAGGAGCGTGCCGACTTCGTGTGGGCGACCTACGAGAACCTGCTGGAGCTGACCAGCGAGACGACGTTCATCCTCTCCGCCGATGACGAGACGGCGCAGGGCTTCGCGGAGGACCCGGTGCTGGCCAACGTCCCCGCGGTCGCCGCCGGCCAGGTGTACGGGTTGGGCCGCAACTCGTTCCGCATGGATCCCTACAGCTCGACCGAGGTCGTCGAGCACGTGCGAGCGCTGTTCTCCTGA
- a CDS encoding FecCD family ABC transporter permease, translating into MAVIVPTPLRPAVDSDGVTPRTPLTGRRRFAIVLAVTGTIVTALVVLSSLVGVRMLAPDDLWRALTAFDARDDAHLLLVNRRLPRAALAVLVGAALGAAGVVMQSLTRNPIAEPGLLGVNAGAAVAVAVAVALAGIVTPFAYFGAALLGAAAAGALVILLGGVRRGSDPVRLVLAGAALSVVLGALAQIVIINGDEQIFDRYRAWAVGSLAGRDLDVLPPAAVLLSLGLVLASLLCRALDATALGPEASRALGARPALVWPTAGLAVVLLAGGATASAGPIAFVGLTAPHVARLLVGSAHHRMLPVAMALGATLVLVADTLGRVVAPPGEVGVGIMVALLGGPFFVALVRRRRVAPL; encoded by the coding sequence ATGGCTGTCATCGTTCCGACCCCTCTCCGCCCCGCCGTCGACTCCGACGGCGTCACGCCGCGGACCCCGCTCACCGGCCGCCGCCGCTTCGCCATCGTGCTCGCCGTCACGGGCACGATCGTCACCGCGCTGGTGGTGCTGAGCTCGCTGGTGGGGGTCCGCATGCTCGCGCCCGACGACCTCTGGCGGGCACTGACGGCCTTCGACGCCCGCGACGACGCGCATCTGCTACTGGTGAACCGGCGCCTGCCGCGCGCCGCGCTCGCCGTGCTGGTGGGCGCCGCGCTCGGCGCGGCCGGCGTCGTCATGCAGTCGCTCACGCGCAATCCGATCGCCGAGCCCGGCCTCCTCGGCGTGAACGCGGGGGCTGCCGTCGCCGTCGCCGTGGCCGTCGCGCTGGCCGGGATCGTCACTCCCTTCGCATATTTCGGGGCAGCCCTCCTCGGGGCCGCCGCGGCCGGTGCGCTCGTCATCCTGCTCGGCGGCGTCCGGCGGGGTTCCGATCCGGTGCGCCTCGTCCTGGCCGGCGCGGCCCTCTCGGTGGTGCTCGGCGCCCTCGCCCAGATCGTCATCATCAACGGAGACGAGCAGATCTTCGACCGGTATCGCGCCTGGGCCGTGGGCTCGCTGGCGGGCCGCGATCTCGACGTCCTGCCGCCGGCGGCCGTCCTCCTCTCCCTCGGCCTCGTGCTCGCCTCGCTGCTGTGCCGTGCGCTCGACGCGACCGCGCTAGGGCCCGAGGCCTCCCGCGCCCTCGGGGCGCGTCCCGCCCTCGTCTGGCCGACGGCCGGGCTCGCCGTGGTGCTCCTGGCCGGCGGGGCGACCGCGAGTGCCGGACCGATCGCGTTCGTCGGCCTCACCGCCCCGCACGTCGCCCGCCTGCTCGTCGGCTCCGCGCACCACCGCATGCTGCCCGTGGCGATGGCGCTCGGCGCAACGCTCGTGCTCGTCGCGGACACCCTGGGCCGCGTCGTCGCACCTCCCGGGGAGGTCGGCGTCGGCATCATGGTCGCCCTCCTCGGCGGCCCCTTCTTCGTCGCCCTCGTGCGCCGTCGACGGGTGGCACCGCTGTGA
- a CDS encoding FecCD family ABC transporter permease, producing MLRIGAVSVLVRPRTVVITIVLIALALISAAAAMTVGSLPVPLGTVPGALLGGAEDPTAVRAVRGVRLPRVLSALGAGAALGVSGALFQSLARNALGSPDVIGFTTGAATGALVQIVLFGGQPTQVALGTIAGGTVTAALVLLLARSGGGMSGRQMILVGIGIGAIASALNGLLLVRGTIDTSAQANLWLSGSLDARRWSHAAPVLVGTALVLPLALALSRRASLMELGDDVAEQLGVRVERTRLLLVACAVALAALATAAVGPIAFIALAAPQLVRRLLRSAAPPLVGGASMGAVLLMLADLATQLLPVTFSVPVGRMTGVIGGLYLVWLLLPSRGSAEGKGWQ from the coding sequence GTGCTGCGCATCGGCGCGGTGTCCGTTCTCGTGCGACCCCGCACCGTGGTCATCACGATCGTGCTCATCGCACTCGCCCTGATCTCCGCGGCGGCCGCGATGACCGTCGGGAGTCTGCCGGTGCCGCTCGGGACCGTCCCGGGGGCCCTCCTCGGGGGTGCTGAGGATCCGACCGCCGTGCGTGCTGTGCGCGGGGTGCGCCTGCCGCGCGTGCTCAGCGCGCTGGGCGCGGGCGCCGCCCTCGGCGTCTCGGGTGCGCTGTTCCAGTCTCTCGCCCGCAACGCGCTCGGCTCGCCCGACGTCATCGGGTTCACCACCGGTGCGGCCACCGGTGCCCTGGTGCAGATCGTGCTCTTCGGCGGCCAGCCGACCCAGGTCGCGCTCGGCACCATCGCGGGCGGCACCGTCACCGCGGCGCTGGTGCTCCTGCTCGCCCGCAGCGGCGGGGGCATGTCCGGTCGTCAGATGATCCTCGTCGGCATCGGCATCGGCGCCATCGCCTCGGCCCTCAACGGCCTGCTGCTGGTCCGCGGGACGATCGACACCTCGGCCCAGGCGAACCTGTGGCTCTCGGGATCGCTCGACGCCCGTCGGTGGAGCCATGCCGCTCCCGTGCTGGTCGGCACGGCGCTCGTGCTCCCGCTCGCACTCGCGCTCTCGCGCCGAGCGAGCCTGATGGAGCTCGGCGACGACGTCGCCGAGCAGCTCGGCGTGCGGGTCGAGCGCACGCGACTGCTCCTGGTGGCGTGCGCCGTCGCACTCGCCGCGCTGGCGACCGCCGCCGTCGGGCCGATCGCGTTCATCGCGCTGGCCGCGCCGCAGCTGGTGCGGCGCCTGCTCCGTTCCGCCGCCCCGCCGTTGGTCGGCGGCGCGTCGATGGGTGCCGTGCTGCTGATGCTCGCCGATCTCGCGACCCAGCTGCTGCCGGTGACGTTCTCGGTCCCCGTCGGCCGCATGACGGGCGTCATCGGCGGGCTGTACCTGGTGTGGCTGTTGTTGCCGAGCCGTGGCTCGGCGGAAGGAAAGGGGTGGCAGTGA
- a CDS encoding ABC transporter ATP-binding protein yields MPDSLMARSLTLRYDQRTIVDGLDLMLPEGRITVVLGANACGKSTLLRGLARLLTPAAGRVLLGGRDVRDIGPKALARRIGFLPQAATAPGGVTVAELVARGRYPHQRLLQQWSKADAEAVAAAMRATGVEVLRDRVLDELSGGQRQRAWIAMLLAQQTPVMLLDEPTTYLDIAHQLEVLELCRRLNREEARTVVLVLHDLDQACRYADHLVVMREGRVLASGAPAEIMTTELVAEAFGVDALVQPHPVTGTPMIVPIAPVTAPAEVDA; encoded by the coding sequence ATGCCCGATTCGCTCATGGCCAGGAGTCTCACGTTGCGCTACGACCAGCGCACGATCGTGGACGGCCTCGACCTGATGCTCCCCGAGGGGCGTATCACCGTCGTGCTGGGCGCGAATGCCTGCGGGAAGTCGACGCTGCTGCGCGGGCTGGCGCGGCTGCTCACCCCCGCCGCCGGTCGCGTGCTGCTCGGAGGCAGGGACGTGCGCGACATCGGCCCCAAGGCGCTCGCTCGCCGGATCGGCTTCCTGCCGCAGGCCGCGACCGCGCCCGGAGGGGTCACCGTCGCCGAGCTGGTCGCGCGGGGCCGATACCCCCATCAGCGGCTGCTGCAGCAGTGGTCGAAGGCGGATGCCGAGGCGGTGGCCGCCGCGATGCGGGCGACAGGTGTGGAAGTGCTGCGCGACCGCGTGCTCGATGAGCTCTCCGGCGGGCAGCGCCAGCGCGCCTGGATCGCCATGCTGCTGGCCCAGCAGACCCCGGTGATGCTGCTCGACGAGCCCACGACGTACCTCGACATCGCGCACCAGCTCGAGGTCCTCGAACTGTGCCGACGACTGAACCGCGAGGAGGCACGCACCGTGGTCCTCGTCCTCCATGACCTCGACCAGGCGTGCCGGTACGCGGATCACCTGGTCGTGATGCGCGAAGGACGGGTCCTCGCCAGCGGCGCTCCCGCCGAGATCATGACGACGGAGCTGGTCGCCGAGGCATTCGGCGTGGACGCACTGGTCCAACCGCATCCTGTGACGGGCACGCCGATGATCGTGCCGATCGCGCCCGTGACCGCCCCCGCGGAGGTGGATGCATGA
- a CDS encoding LLM class flavin-dependent oxidoreductase, with protein MTLLTGFSSAPTWMRGPAWRRSDSRVEELFSGAPILEAIQLAEHAGFDVAFRPDALTLPLASVGGDPAQLGLDPIVQTARLALATERITLVPTVSATFTEPYPLARQLVSLEHLAPGRIGWNVVTSRSGDEQFSVSRLPDSASRWRRAEELVDAVESLRAGFPASAMVCDRDSGRLVALDRVRPSDHVGANFRVAGPLPLPVPTAGATAAPHRLPLFVAGGGAPTISFAGRRAEAMFAAAVSAETGTALRSALHREAAAAARPEPPRLLPGLSLLLADTRAQAAEIAHTLAIGAPGRPPGGPHWSVIGTAEDAARAISARAAEGTIDGFIAFPIGSWRSAELVCTALMPLLRDLGLLPDLPDPAPFRSRQEPHP; from the coding sequence ATGACGCTTCTGACAGGGTTCTCGAGCGCTCCCACCTGGATGCGGGGACCGGCGTGGCGACGGAGCGACTCACGCGTCGAGGAGCTCTTCTCGGGCGCGCCGATCCTCGAGGCGATCCAGCTGGCCGAGCATGCCGGGTTCGATGTCGCGTTCCGGCCGGACGCCCTGACGCTGCCGCTGGCGAGCGTCGGCGGCGACCCTGCTCAGCTCGGCCTCGATCCGATCGTGCAGACTGCCCGGCTCGCCCTCGCCACGGAGCGGATCACGCTCGTCCCGACAGTCTCCGCGACGTTCACCGAGCCGTACCCCCTCGCCCGGCAGCTGGTCTCGCTCGAGCACCTCGCGCCGGGGCGCATAGGCTGGAACGTCGTGACCTCCCGCTCCGGGGACGAACAGTTCTCGGTCTCCCGCCTGCCCGATTCCGCGTCACGGTGGCGGCGTGCCGAAGAGCTCGTCGACGCGGTGGAATCCCTTCGCGCCGGATTCCCTGCCTCGGCGATGGTCTGCGACCGCGACAGCGGCCGACTCGTCGCTCTCGACCGGGTCCGGCCCAGCGATCACGTCGGTGCGAACTTCCGGGTCGCCGGACCTCTTCCTCTGCCCGTCCCGACTGCGGGAGCGACGGCGGCCCCACACCGCCTGCCGCTGTTCGTCGCCGGCGGGGGTGCGCCAACGATCTCCTTCGCGGGGCGGCGTGCGGAGGCGATGTTCGCCGCCGCCGTCTCCGCCGAGACCGGCACCGCGCTGCGCAGCGCGCTCCATCGGGAGGCCGCCGCAGCGGCCCGTCCGGAACCTCCCCGGCTGCTGCCCGGTCTGAGCCTGCTGCTCGCCGACACACGAGCCCAGGCCGCGGAGATCGCGCACACGCTCGCGATCGGCGCCCCCGGACGCCCGCCGGGCGGACCTCACTGGTCCGTGATCGGAACGGCCGAAGACGCGGCGCGCGCGATCTCCGCTCGCGCGGCAGAGGGCACGATCGACGGCTTCATCGCCTTCCCGATCGGCTCCTGGCGCTCGGCAGAGCTCGTGTGCACCGCATTGATGCCCCTGCTTCGCGACCTCGGACTCCTCCCCGACCTCCCGGATCCCGCCCCCTTCCGCTCACGACAGGAGCCCCACCCATGA
- a CDS encoding siderophore-interacting protein, with amino-acid sequence MTPTTSSADRSERSGTTRIELLPVLGRRLLHVVRVETITPAYRRIVFTAANLGTEFPFRDFAPTDHVKLFFPDPRTGELVLPVVTDRGWEYPDGSGAPIFRDYTVRAVDPLRSELMIDFVLHDHGTAGRWASRARPGDVLGQLGPRGHVLHPLDYPRYVVAGDETALPAVARFIEEAPAGSHMTAVIEVADAAEEQPLDAADGLDLDLRWVHRDTAPISPAHSSALETALRTVDISPDEYIFVFVAGEATALTPIRRYLRRELGLPKEQVDVDGYWKRGVSNLDHHSEDSTGG; translated from the coding sequence ATGACCCCGACGACCTCATCTGCGGACCGGAGCGAGCGCTCCGGGACGACGCGGATCGAACTCCTGCCCGTCCTCGGCCGACGTCTGCTCCACGTGGTGCGCGTGGAGACGATCACCCCGGCGTACCGCCGCATCGTGTTCACCGCAGCGAACCTCGGCACCGAGTTCCCGTTCCGGGACTTCGCCCCCACCGACCACGTGAAGCTGTTCTTCCCCGACCCGCGCACCGGAGAGCTCGTCCTTCCCGTCGTCACCGATCGCGGCTGGGAGTACCCCGACGGCTCCGGTGCGCCGATCTTCCGGGACTACACCGTCCGAGCCGTCGATCCGCTCCGCAGCGAGCTGATGATCGACTTCGTCCTGCACGATCACGGAACGGCCGGCAGGTGGGCCAGCAGGGCCCGCCCCGGCGACGTGCTGGGCCAGTTGGGCCCGCGAGGCCATGTGCTCCACCCGCTCGACTACCCGCGCTACGTCGTTGCTGGCGATGAGACGGCGCTCCCCGCTGTCGCCCGGTTCATCGAGGAAGCCCCTGCGGGATCGCACATGACCGCAGTGATCGAAGTGGCCGACGCCGCAGAAGAGCAGCCCCTCGACGCCGCGGACGGCCTCGACCTGGACCTGCGCTGGGTGCACCGCGACACCGCGCCGATCTCGCCAGCACACTCCTCGGCGCTGGAGACTGCCCTCCGCACTGTCGACATCTCCCCCGACGAGTACATCTTCGTGTTCGTCGCCGGGGAGGCGACCGCGCTGACGCCGATCCGCAGGTATCTCCGTCGCGAGCTCGGCCTCCCGAAGGAACAGGTCGACGTCGACGGGTACTGGAAGCGCGGAGTCTCGAACCTCGACCATCACAGCGAGGACTCCACCGGCGGCTGA
- a CDS encoding penicillin-binding protein — protein MARTTSAPSSGRSLPVALLQTVYLLLGMLAVSALAGVLLAAFFLPVVSAGSAVAEDGVELFDSYPSELEVEPLNEASRIEAADGSLLATFYTENRIMVPLEEISPHMQNAVIAVEDRRFYEHGGVDPKGMLRAFASNAAGGATQGGSTLTQQYVKNALLMDAVQRGDQEAQAEATEQTYGRKLREAKLALSLEKRWSKDEILNAYLNVAQFGPSQYGVETGARHYFSKSAVDLNPGEAALLAGITNGPNQYDPVAHPEAGQKRRNEVLADMRGQGFISDEEYQEYTEQPVEDMLTIQNVRAGCADAGASGFFCDYVTRTLLNDPAFAPTYEERRKLLYGGGLTIRTTLDPETQAAAVDILQRKVPGDSQSGFGHSIVTVEPGTGKIVTMAENRSFNPHAEVSPGETAINYNVSQALGGSSGFPVGSTFKVFVLQEWLESGKSIYDRVSTERTPISQAPASCLSRGSWRSAEAWNPDNAVSVRIAPMETVLNSTKFSINTSYTDMARQLDLCDIASTARNIGVVPATYNPYDSSTWDMPIEDMYGTELAPAVLVLGELRISALDMAAAYATYAAGGTYCSPQAITEVVDRNGDPMEISGADCHQAVEKEVADDIAWTLQQDLEDPRATGKGRIIEGHPAGGKTGTSGSQFHTWYVGFTRQMSTAVWFGHPQANVRPGGFSVDGQMLRRGSVWGNTVSLPTWQEYMNRVHQGLPSEAFPAAPEVPASVSSEVVQPGVVPDVSGMVLSQAQDAVSSAGYQVEVRRETSTDVGQWYVIGTDPAPGTRLPEGETVVIRQSTGGS, from the coding sequence ATGGCCCGCACCACGTCCGCGCCCAGTTCCGGTCGCTCCCTGCCCGTCGCCCTGCTGCAGACCGTCTACCTGCTGCTGGGGATGCTCGCCGTCTCCGCGCTCGCCGGCGTGCTGCTGGCCGCGTTCTTCCTGCCGGTGGTCTCGGCGGGCTCCGCCGTGGCCGAGGACGGCGTGGAGCTGTTCGACTCCTACCCCAGCGAGCTGGAGGTGGAGCCGCTGAACGAGGCGAGCCGCATCGAGGCCGCGGACGGCTCCCTGCTGGCCACCTTCTACACCGAGAACCGCATCATGGTGCCGCTGGAGGAGATCTCCCCGCACATGCAGAATGCGGTGATCGCGGTCGAGGACCGCCGCTTCTACGAGCACGGCGGCGTGGATCCCAAGGGCATGCTGCGCGCCTTCGCCTCCAACGCCGCGGGGGGAGCCACCCAGGGCGGCTCCACCCTCACCCAGCAGTACGTGAAGAACGCCCTGCTGATGGACGCGGTGCAGCGCGGCGACCAGGAGGCCCAGGCCGAGGCGACGGAGCAGACCTACGGCCGCAAGCTCCGCGAGGCGAAGCTCGCCCTCTCGCTGGAGAAGCGGTGGAGCAAGGACGAGATCCTCAACGCCTACCTCAACGTGGCGCAGTTCGGCCCCTCGCAGTACGGGGTCGAGACCGGTGCCCGGCACTACTTCTCCAAGAGCGCGGTGGATCTCAATCCCGGCGAGGCCGCGCTGCTGGCCGGCATCACCAACGGCCCGAACCAGTACGACCCGGTGGCGCACCCCGAGGCGGGCCAGAAGCGGCGCAACGAGGTGCTCGCGGACATGCGCGGCCAGGGCTTCATCTCCGATGAGGAGTACCAGGAGTACACCGAGCAGCCGGTCGAGGACATGCTGACGATCCAGAACGTGCGGGCCGGCTGCGCCGACGCCGGCGCCAGCGGGTTCTTCTGCGACTACGTGACCCGCACGCTGCTGAACGACCCGGCCTTCGCCCCCACCTATGAGGAGCGGCGCAAGCTGCTCTACGGCGGCGGGCTCACGATCCGCACCACCCTCGACCCGGAGACCCAGGCCGCGGCCGTGGACATCCTGCAGCGGAAGGTCCCCGGGGACTCGCAGAGCGGGTTCGGGCACTCGATCGTCACCGTCGAGCCCGGCACCGGCAAGATCGTCACGATGGCGGAGAACCGTTCGTTCAACCCCCACGCCGAGGTGAGCCCCGGCGAGACCGCGATCAACTACAACGTGTCGCAGGCGCTCGGCGGCAGCTCCGGCTTCCCCGTGGGCTCCACGTTCAAGGTGTTCGTGCTGCAGGAGTGGCTGGAGAGCGGGAAGTCGATCTACGACAGGGTGAGCACGGAGCGCACCCCGATCTCCCAGGCCCCGGCCTCGTGCCTGTCCCGCGGCAGCTGGCGCTCCGCGGAGGCGTGGAACCCGGACAACGCGGTCTCGGTGCGGATCGCGCCGATGGAGACGGTGCTGAACTCCACCAAGTTCTCGATCAACACCAGCTACACGGACATGGCGCGCCAGCTCGACCTGTGCGACATCGCCTCCACGGCCCGCAACATCGGCGTGGTGCCGGCGACCTACAACCCGTACGACTCCTCCACCTGGGACATGCCGATCGAGGACATGTACGGCACGGAGCTGGCGCCGGCCGTGCTGGTGCTCGGCGAGCTGCGGATCTCGGCGCTGGACATGGCCGCCGCGTACGCCACCTACGCCGCGGGCGGCACCTACTGCTCGCCCCAGGCGATCACCGAGGTGGTGGACCGGAACGGGGACCCGATGGAGATCTCCGGGGCGGACTGCCACCAGGCGGTCGAGAAGGAGGTCGCCGACGACATCGCCTGGACGCTCCAGCAGGACCTCGAGGACCCGAGGGCGACCGGCAAGGGGCGGATCATCGAGGGCCACCCCGCCGGCGGCAAGACCGGCACCTCGGGCTCCCAGTTCCACACCTGGTACGTCGGGTTCACCCGCCAGATGTCCACGGCGGTGTGGTTCGGGCATCCGCAGGCCAACGTCCGCCCCGGCGGCTTCTCGGTGGACGGCCAGATGCTCCGCCGCGGCAGCGTGTGGGGCAACACCGTCTCGCTGCCCACCTGGCAGGAGTACATGAACCGCGTCCACCAGGGCCTGCCCAGCGAGGCGTTCCCCGCCGCCCCCGAGGTGCCGGCCTCCGTCTCCTCCGAGGTGGTGCAGCCCGGCGTGGTGCCGGACGTCTCGGGCATGGTGCTCAGTCAGGCGCAGGACGCGGTGAGCTCCGCCGGCTACCAGGTGGAGGTGCGCCGGGAGACCAGCACCGACGTGGGCCAGTGGTACGTGATCGGCACCGACCCGGCGCCCGGCACGCGCCTGCCCGAGGGCGAGACCGTGGTCATCCGCCAGTCCACCGGGGGCAGCTGA